One segment of Panicum virgatum strain AP13 chromosome 1K, P.virgatum_v5, whole genome shotgun sequence DNA contains the following:
- the LOC120648370 gene encoding protein STRUBBELIG-RECEPTOR FAMILY 8-like isoform X1, which translates to MEALAAALAAGLLLVLAAAPAGADTDSADAAALGNLYTSWNSPSQLAGWSAGGGDPCGAAWQGVTCSGAGVTEIKLPGIGLDGSLGYELSNLFSLKTLDLSNNNLHGSVPYQLPPNLTYLNLASNNFSGNLPYSITNMASIEYLNLSHNSLSNQMGDLFGNLNALSELDVSFNKLTGDLPNSMGSLSNLSSLYMQNNQFTGSVNVLRGLSPALNTLDIANNNFSGWIPKEFSSIPDLSLEGNSFANGPAPPPPPFMPPPPQRPRNRPKHPQGQGDAPKGSESPTIQSDKKQGLGTGLLVGIIAGSIVSALCVLLLLVCCMRNVQKRKDDASSETKDFVDPLTVNIERASSRETPEQTLQDSSIAAVKLPQPEKMTPERVYGKNGSMRKTKVPITATPYTVASLQVATNSFCQDSLLGEGSLGRVYKADFSNGKVLAVKKIDSAALSLQEEDNFLEAVSSMSRLRHPNIVPLTGYCVEHGQRLLVYEYIGNGTLHDMLHFTDEMSRKLTWNIRVRIALGTARALEYLHEVCLPSVVHRNFKSSNILLDKEHNPHLSDCGLAALTPNTERQVSTEVFGSFGYSAPEFAMSGIYTVKSDVYSFGVVMLELLTGRKPLDSSRERSEQSLVRWATPQLHDIDALAKMVDPALNGMYPAKSLSRFADIIALCVQPEPEFRPPMSEVVQQLVRLMQRASIVRRQSGEELGFSYRAPEREGDLRDISF; encoded by the exons ATGGAGGCGCTGGCTGCCGCAttggccgccggcctcctccttgttctcgcggcggcgccggcgggagccGACACCGACTCGGCTGACG CTGCGGCGCTGGGGAATCTCTACACTTCCTGGAACAGCCCGTCGCAGTTGGCCGGctggtcggccggcggcggcgacccctgcggcgcggcgtggcaggGCGTCacctgctccggcgccggcgtcaCCGAAAT CAAGCTTCCAGGGATAGGGCTGGATGGCTCCCTGGGATATGAACTCTCCAACCTGTTTTCGTTGAAGACATT GGATTTGAGCAACAACAACTTGCATGGTTCGGTCCCTTATCAGTTGCCCCCTAATCTCACATATCT GAATCTGGCTAGCAACAATTTCTCTGGCAATCTCCCATACTCTATAACAAACATGGCTTCAATTGAGTACCT CAATCTCAGCCACAACTCACTTTCTAATCAAATGGGTGATCTATTTGGAAACCTCAATGCACTTTCAGAATT AGATGTGTCTTTCAACAAATTGACAGGGGACCTTCCCAATTCTATGGGTTCTTTATCAAATCTTTCAAGCCT TTATATGCAGAACAATCAATTCACAGGTTCTGTCAATGTTCTCCGTGGCCTAAGCCCTGCCCTTAATACATT AGACATTGCAAACAACAATTTCAGTGGTTGGATACCTAAAGAATTCAGCTCCATCCCCGATCTATC ACTTGAAGGAAACTCATTTGCCAATGGACCTGCTCCCCCGCCACCACCTTTTATGCCACCTCCCCCTCAAAGGCCACGGAATCGCCCTAAGCATCCTCAGGGGCAAGGAGATGCTCCAAAAGGGTCCGAAAGCCCCACCATTCAAAGTGACAAGAAGCAAGGCCTTGGGACAGGTCTGCTTGTGGGGATAATTGCTGGCTCGATAGTTTCTGCCTTATGTGTGCTTCTGCTTTTGGTATGCTGCATGCGTAATGTTCAGAAAAGAAAGGATGATGCCAGCAGTGAAACAAAAGATTTTGTAGATCCACTAACAGTGAACATAGAGAGAG CTTCTAGCAGGGAAACCCCGGAGCagactcttcaagattcctcCATAGCAGCTGTGAAACTGCCACAACCTGAGAAAATGACCCCTGAGAGGGTTTATGGTAAAAATGGTTCAATGAGAAAGACGAAGGTCCCCATAACTGCAACACCTTATACTGTTGCTTCTCTCCAAGTTGCTACTAATAGCTTCTGTCAAGATTCTCTTCTAGGAGAGGGTTCTCTTGGTCGAGTTTACAAGGCTGATTTCTCAAATGGAAAG GTTCTTGCTGTTAAGAAGATAGACAGCGCTGCCCTTTCTTTACAGGAAGAAGACAACTTCCTTGAGGCTGTGTCAAGCATGTCCCGACTAAGGCATCCAAATATCGTGCCACTAACAGGATATTGTGTTGAACATGGGCAAAGGCTTCTTGTTTACGAGTACATTGGAAATGGGACGCTGCATGATATGTTGCACTTCACTGATGAGATGAGCAGGAAGCTTACATGGAACATCCGCGTAAGGATAGCACTAGGCACTGCTCGGGCACTGGA ATACCTGCATGAGGTGTGCTTGCCATCTGTTGTTCATAGAAACTTTAAGTCTTCAAACATCCTACTAGACAAGGAGCATAATCCACATCTATCTGACTGTGGACTTGCTGCCTTGACACCTAATACTGAAAGACAA GTTTCGACTGAAGTATTTGGATCATTTGGATATAGTGCCCCTGAGTTTGCTATGTCCGGAATTTATACTGTAAAGAGTGACGTGTACAGTTTTGGAGTAGTGATGTTAGAGCTATTGACAGGGCGGAAGCCACTAGACAG TTCTAGGGAGAGGTCAGAACAGTCCCTTGTTAGATGGGCTACTCCGCAGCTTCACGATATTGATGCACTCGCTAAGATGGTTGATCCAGCATTAAATGGAATGTACCCAGCTAAATCGCTCTCCCGTTTTGCAGACATAATTGCACTTTGCGTTCAG CCTGAGCCAGAGTTCCGTCCGCCTATGTCAGAGGTTGTTCAGCAACTTGTGCGCCTGATGCAGAGGGCTAGCATAGTGAGGCGGCAATCAGGAGAAGAGCTAGGATTCTCATACAGAGCCCCGGAACGTGAAGGAGACCTGAGAGACATATCATTCTGA
- the LOC120648370 gene encoding protein STRUBBELIG-RECEPTOR FAMILY 8-like isoform X2, with amino-acid sequence MLCCHLNCKLPGIGLDGSLGYELSNLFSLKTLDLSNNNLHGSVPYQLPPNLTYLNLASNNFSGNLPYSITNMASIEYLNLSHNSLSNQMGDLFGNLNALSELDVSFNKLTGDLPNSMGSLSNLSSLYMQNNQFTGSVNVLRGLSPALNTLDIANNNFSGWIPKEFSSIPDLSLEGNSFANGPAPPPPPFMPPPPQRPRNRPKHPQGQGDAPKGSESPTIQSDKKQGLGTGLLVGIIAGSIVSALCVLLLLVCCMRNVQKRKDDASSETKDFVDPLTVNIERASSRETPEQTLQDSSIAAVKLPQPEKMTPERVYGKNGSMRKTKVPITATPYTVASLQVATNSFCQDSLLGEGSLGRVYKADFSNGKVLAVKKIDSAALSLQEEDNFLEAVSSMSRLRHPNIVPLTGYCVEHGQRLLVYEYIGNGTLHDMLHFTDEMSRKLTWNIRVRIALGTARALEYLHEVCLPSVVHRNFKSSNILLDKEHNPHLSDCGLAALTPNTERQVSTEVFGSFGYSAPEFAMSGIYTVKSDVYSFGVVMLELLTGRKPLDSSRERSEQSLVRWATPQLHDIDALAKMVDPALNGMYPAKSLSRFADIIALCVQPEPEFRPPMSEVVQQLVRLMQRASIVRRQSGEELGFSYRAPEREGDLRDISF; translated from the exons ATGCTGTGCTGCCATCTAAATTG CAAGCTTCCAGGGATAGGGCTGGATGGCTCCCTGGGATATGAACTCTCCAACCTGTTTTCGTTGAAGACATT GGATTTGAGCAACAACAACTTGCATGGTTCGGTCCCTTATCAGTTGCCCCCTAATCTCACATATCT GAATCTGGCTAGCAACAATTTCTCTGGCAATCTCCCATACTCTATAACAAACATGGCTTCAATTGAGTACCT CAATCTCAGCCACAACTCACTTTCTAATCAAATGGGTGATCTATTTGGAAACCTCAATGCACTTTCAGAATT AGATGTGTCTTTCAACAAATTGACAGGGGACCTTCCCAATTCTATGGGTTCTTTATCAAATCTTTCAAGCCT TTATATGCAGAACAATCAATTCACAGGTTCTGTCAATGTTCTCCGTGGCCTAAGCCCTGCCCTTAATACATT AGACATTGCAAACAACAATTTCAGTGGTTGGATACCTAAAGAATTCAGCTCCATCCCCGATCTATC ACTTGAAGGAAACTCATTTGCCAATGGACCTGCTCCCCCGCCACCACCTTTTATGCCACCTCCCCCTCAAAGGCCACGGAATCGCCCTAAGCATCCTCAGGGGCAAGGAGATGCTCCAAAAGGGTCCGAAAGCCCCACCATTCAAAGTGACAAGAAGCAAGGCCTTGGGACAGGTCTGCTTGTGGGGATAATTGCTGGCTCGATAGTTTCTGCCTTATGTGTGCTTCTGCTTTTGGTATGCTGCATGCGTAATGTTCAGAAAAGAAAGGATGATGCCAGCAGTGAAACAAAAGATTTTGTAGATCCACTAACAGTGAACATAGAGAGAG CTTCTAGCAGGGAAACCCCGGAGCagactcttcaagattcctcCATAGCAGCTGTGAAACTGCCACAACCTGAGAAAATGACCCCTGAGAGGGTTTATGGTAAAAATGGTTCAATGAGAAAGACGAAGGTCCCCATAACTGCAACACCTTATACTGTTGCTTCTCTCCAAGTTGCTACTAATAGCTTCTGTCAAGATTCTCTTCTAGGAGAGGGTTCTCTTGGTCGAGTTTACAAGGCTGATTTCTCAAATGGAAAG GTTCTTGCTGTTAAGAAGATAGACAGCGCTGCCCTTTCTTTACAGGAAGAAGACAACTTCCTTGAGGCTGTGTCAAGCATGTCCCGACTAAGGCATCCAAATATCGTGCCACTAACAGGATATTGTGTTGAACATGGGCAAAGGCTTCTTGTTTACGAGTACATTGGAAATGGGACGCTGCATGATATGTTGCACTTCACTGATGAGATGAGCAGGAAGCTTACATGGAACATCCGCGTAAGGATAGCACTAGGCACTGCTCGGGCACTGGA ATACCTGCATGAGGTGTGCTTGCCATCTGTTGTTCATAGAAACTTTAAGTCTTCAAACATCCTACTAGACAAGGAGCATAATCCACATCTATCTGACTGTGGACTTGCTGCCTTGACACCTAATACTGAAAGACAA GTTTCGACTGAAGTATTTGGATCATTTGGATATAGTGCCCCTGAGTTTGCTATGTCCGGAATTTATACTGTAAAGAGTGACGTGTACAGTTTTGGAGTAGTGATGTTAGAGCTATTGACAGGGCGGAAGCCACTAGACAG TTCTAGGGAGAGGTCAGAACAGTCCCTTGTTAGATGGGCTACTCCGCAGCTTCACGATATTGATGCACTCGCTAAGATGGTTGATCCAGCATTAAATGGAATGTACCCAGCTAAATCGCTCTCCCGTTTTGCAGACATAATTGCACTTTGCGTTCAG CCTGAGCCAGAGTTCCGTCCGCCTATGTCAGAGGTTGTTCAGCAACTTGTGCGCCTGATGCAGAGGGCTAGCATAGTGAGGCGGCAATCAGGAGAAGAGCTAGGATTCTCATACAGAGCCCCGGAACGTGAAGGAGACCTGAGAGACATATCATTCTGA
- the LOC120648385 gene encoding lycopene beta cyclase, chloroplastic-like: MAAAALLLRTHHHPCKPPPPPAARAPLLCRAAAGTSAGPASAAALRSLAPPTRPELLSLDLPRYDPSRARPVDLAVVGGGPAGLAVAQRVAEAGLSVCAVDPSPALVWPNNYGVWVDEFEAMGLSHCLDTVWPSASVFIDDGRVKSLDRPYARVARRELKSAMMGRCVANGVAFHQAKVAKAVHYDASSILICDDGVSIPATIVLDATGFSRCLVQYDKPYNPGYQVAYGILAEVDGHPFDIDKMLFMDWRDSHLAEGSEIRERNRRIPTFLYAMPFSPTRIFLEETSLVARPGLAMDDIQERMAARLRHLGIRVRSVEEDERCVIPMGGPLPVLPQRVVGIGGTAGMVHPSTGYMVARTLATAPIVADAIVRFLDTGDGRVGLAGDALSAEVWKQLWPANRRRQREFFCFGMDVLLKLDLDGTRRFFDAFFNLEPHYWHGFLSSRLFLPELLMFGLALFGNASNTSRLEIMAKGTGPLGKMIGNLIQDRDG, translated from the coding sequence atggccgccgccgccctcctcctccgcacccaccaccacccctgcaagccgccgccgccgcccgcagcgcgcgcgcccctcctctgccgcgccgcggcggggacGTCGGCCGGGccggcgtcggccgcggcgcTGCGGTCGCTGGCCCCGCCCACTCGGCCGGAGCTGCTGTCCCTCGACCTGCCCCGCTACGACCCGTCCCGCGCCCGCCCCGTGGACCTCGCCGTGGTGGGCGGCGGGCCCGCGGGCCTCGCCGTGGCGCAGCGCGTGGCGGAGGCCGGCCTGTCGGTGTGCGCCGTCGACCCGTCCCCGGCGCTGGTGTGGCCCAACAACTACGGCGTGTGGGTGGACGAGTTCGAGGCCATGGGCCTCTCCCACTGCCTCGACACCGTCTGGCCGTCGGCCTCCGTCTTCATCGACGACGGCCGCGTCAAGTCGCTCGACCGCCCCTACGCCCGCGTCGCGCGCCGCGAGCTCAAGTCCGCCATGATGGGCCGCTGCGTCGCCAACGGCGTCGCCTTCCACCAGGCCAAGGTCGCCAAGGCCGTCCACTACGACGCCTCCTCCATCCTCATCTGCGACGACGGCGTCTCCATCCCGGCCACCATCGTGCTCGACGCCACGGGCTTCTCGCGCTGCCTCGTGCAGTACGACAAGCCCTACAACCCCGGCTACCAGGTCGCCTACGGCATCCTCGCCGAGGTGGACGGCCACCCATTCGACATCGACAAGATGCTCTTCATGGACTGGCGCGACTCGCACCTCGCCGAGGGCTCGGAGATCAGGGAGCGCAACCGCCGCATCCCCACGTTCCTCTACGCCATGCCCTTCTCGCCCACGAGGATCTTCCTCGAGGAGACGTCGCTCGTCGCGCGCCCGGGCCTCGCCATGGACGACATCCAGGAGCGCATGGCGGCGCGGCTCAGGCACCTGGGGATACGCGTCCGGAGCGTCGAGGAGGACGAGCGCTGCGTCATCCCCATGGGCGGGCCGCTGCCCGTGCTGCCGCAGAGGGTGGTCGGCATCGGCGGCACGGCCGGGATGGTGCACCCGTCCACGGGGTACATGGTGGCGCGCACGCTGGCGACCGCGCCCATCGTGGCGGACGCCATCGTGCGGTTCCTCGACACCGGCGACGGCAGGGTCGGCCTCGCCGGGGACGCGCTCTCCGCGGAGGTGTGGAAGCAGCTGTGGCCGGCCAACAGGCGGCGGCAGAGGGAGTTCTTCTGCTTCGGCATGGACGTCCTGCTCAAGCTGGACCTCGACGGAACGCGCCGCTTCTTCGACGCCTTCTTCAACCTCGAGCCGCACTACTGGCACGGCTTCCTGTCGTCCAGGCTGTTTCTGCCGGAGCTCTTGATGTTCGGGCTCGCGCTGTTCGGGAACGCCTCCAACACGTCGAGGCTGGAGATCATGGCCAAGGGCACCGGGCCTCTGGGCAAGATGATTGGCAACTTGATACAGGACAGAGATGGGTGA